CCATGTTTTACTTTTCACCCTTTTTGATAATATGGGGAGCTTCCCTGGGGATAATTGCAGGCAGCTTTATAACTTTCACTGCTCTGTTCATTTTATCATTGTTCTTTGGTAGAGCATTCTGTGGATGGGCTTGTCCAACTGGGGGAGCTCAGGAATATTGCTTCTCAATAAATGATGGGAAAACAAGGGGTGGAAAATATAACTGGATTAAATATTTCCTCTTTGTACCATGGCTGGTTATTATTGCACTAATGGCCTTATTAGCAGGCGGTTTAACTAAAATTGATCCTTTCTTTATGACCAACAGCGGAGTTTCTATTTCAGAACCATTTATGTACATTATTTACTACGGCGTGCTGCTATCAACAATTACAGTCTCATTAATAGCGGGTAAAAGGGCTAGCTGTCACTATTTCTGCTTTATAGCTCCATTTATGATTATTGGGACAAAAATAAAGAATTTTTTTAAATGGCCTTCCCTTCACATTAAAGCTGATAAAGAGCTTTGCACTGAATGCAGGCTCTGTAGAAACTGTCCGATGAGTCTTGATGTGCAGCAAAAAGTGAAAGAAGGGGATATGCATGATTTTGAATGTATTTTATGCGGCCAATGTGTTGATTCCTGTCCAAAAGGGGCAATTAAATATTCTTTTGGTAGGCCTGAAAAATAAAATAGTGTAAATTAGATTTAAAGCGCGTTAAGGTATATGAATTAACAATGGAGTAATATAATCAATATTTAAAAGAATAAACTGGTGGGGGGTGTATAATATGAATTTAAAAAGAATAGATTTCTATTATTTCTCCGGAACTGGAAATACATTCCTTGTAGTTAAAAAAATGCAGGAAACTTTCAAAAAAAATGGAATCGATGTTAATATGCACCGGATTGAAAACTCAGACCCTGAAAAAGTTAATTTGAATAATATGATTGGCCTGGGATTCCCTGTTGCTGAGCTTTCAACCTATGAATTTGTATGGGAATTCATAAATTCATTATCTCAATCTGAAGGTACAGAAATATTTATGGTGGATACGCTTGGAGGTATTTCTGGAGGAGTAGTTGGGCATATGCGAGAAATCGTTAAAAAGAAAGGATATGTTCCAATTGGAGCAAAAGAAATCATCATGCCTGTTAATATTTTTTATATACAGGACGAGGAAATAAATAAAGGTAAAGTCGAAAAAGGGCTTATTGAAGCTGAAGAATATGCTGCAGATATTATAAATGGAAAAGCTGAATGGGGTAAAATACCTGTAATTTCAGATGCATTGTATTATACATCTTTATTGGGTTTGAAAATTACTGAAACTCGATTAAACCAGAAATTATTATATTTGGCTGCAGATAAAGGAAAATGTAACAAGTGTGGGACCTGTGCTAAATTGTGTCCCATTGCTAACATTAAGATGGGGGAGGATGGATATCCTGAAAATCTTATGCACTGTCAGTACTGTTTAAGGT
This genomic window from Methanobacterium veterum contains:
- a CDS encoding 4Fe-4S binding protein; this translates as MKDIKQKIRKTTLLISFLLFPVTMFYFSPFLIIWGASLGIIAGSFITFTALFILSLFFGRAFCGWACPTGGAQEYCFSINDGKTRGGKYNWIKYFLFVPWLVIIALMALLAGGLTKIDPFFMTNSGVSISEPFMYIIYYGVLLSTITVSLIAGKRASCHYFCFIAPFMIIGTKIKNFFKWPSLHIKADKELCTECRLCRNCPMSLDVQQKVKEGDMHDFECILCGQCVDSCPKGAIKYSFGRPEK
- a CDS encoding EFR1 family ferrodoxin (N-terminal region resembles flavodoxins. C-terminal ferrodoxin region binds two 4Fe-4S clusters.) — encoded protein: MNLKRIDFYYFSGTGNTFLVVKKMQETFKKNGIDVNMHRIENSDPEKVNLNNMIGLGFPVAELSTYEFVWEFINSLSQSEGTEIFMVDTLGGISGGVVGHMREIVKKKGYVPIGAKEIIMPVNIFYIQDEEINKGKVEKGLIEAEEYAADIINGKAEWGKIPVISDALYYTSLLGLKITETRLNQKLLYLAADKGKCNKCGTCAKLCPIANIKMGEDGYPENLMHCQYCLRCTSFCPKDAIPCKINYNGKTYRAVKANKLLI